Proteins encoded within one genomic window of Dyadobacter chenhuakuii:
- a CDS encoding glycoside hydrolase family 15 protein, which yields MPRKNPEHARIEDYGLIGNLKTVALVSVEGSIDFMCYPAFDSPTVFAKLLDNKSGGSFGIYPQMDGYNTKQLYLPATAVLLTRFFSEYGIAEVTDYMPVNDQMDKSNAIVRQVKTVRGNITFQAKCEPAFDYAGASHTCEMRDDGVYFKANDKDGTVMRLIADVPLQIRKNAGYAEFTLEQGNTAYLVLECGKTQVEDENPIDVYKKDTYQDTVDFWRNWSKKSTYKGRWTGAVNRSAITLKLLTSREQGSMVAAPTFSLPEVIGGGRNWDYRFMWIRDAAFTMYAFLRLGYTDEATAFLEWIHDRAQEDKLYLMYTIDGGHDMEEKELEHLSGYQNSKPVRIGNGAQDQYQLDIYGELIDTIYIYNKQHTAITFEFWETIVKQVNVVTKQWKTADHGIWEIRNTEKHFLHSRLMCWVAMDRAIKIGQHRSFPFPEQDWKKVRDEIYTDIYENFWNDEIGAWVQHKGAKTVDASVLLMSLMHFISPYEPRWLSTLKVVEEQLGVDVLLYRYKNGETSFDGLEGEEGTFNMCSFWYIESLAKSGEVAKALDSFEKMIGYANHLGLFSEQIGHKAEHLGNFPQAFTHLALISAALEIDKKLDR from the coding sequence ATGCCCAGAAAGAACCCTGAACATGCGCGGATTGAGGATTATGGATTGATTGGAAACTTGAAAACTGTTGCCCTTGTATCCGTGGAAGGCTCTATCGATTTCATGTGTTACCCCGCCTTCGATTCCCCAACTGTTTTTGCCAAATTACTGGATAATAAAAGTGGCGGCAGCTTCGGTATTTATCCGCAAATGGATGGTTACAATACCAAGCAGCTTTACCTCCCGGCAACGGCAGTGCTGCTTACCCGCTTTTTCTCAGAATACGGGATCGCGGAAGTGACTGACTATATGCCGGTTAACGACCAGATGGACAAGTCAAATGCAATCGTTCGGCAGGTAAAAACGGTGCGTGGCAACATCACTTTTCAGGCGAAATGTGAGCCTGCTTTTGATTACGCCGGCGCTTCGCACACTTGCGAAATGCGTGATGACGGTGTTTATTTCAAAGCAAATGATAAGGATGGGACAGTCATGCGCCTGATAGCGGATGTTCCGTTACAGATCAGGAAAAATGCAGGTTATGCGGAATTTACGCTTGAACAGGGAAACACGGCTTATCTTGTGCTGGAATGTGGCAAAACGCAGGTGGAGGATGAAAATCCAATTGATGTCTATAAAAAAGATACTTACCAGGATACGGTTGATTTCTGGCGGAACTGGTCCAAGAAATCGACTTATAAAGGTCGCTGGACGGGTGCCGTGAACCGTTCGGCTATTACGCTCAAACTGCTCACTTCCCGCGAGCAGGGTTCCATGGTGGCTGCCCCGACGTTCAGCTTGCCGGAAGTGATCGGCGGCGGGCGAAATTGGGATTACCGCTTTATGTGGATCAGGGACGCGGCATTTACGATGTACGCATTCCTCCGGCTCGGTTATACCGATGAGGCCACGGCTTTTCTGGAATGGATTCACGACCGTGCCCAGGAAGACAAGCTTTACCTCATGTATACGATCGATGGCGGCCATGATATGGAAGAAAAGGAGCTGGAACATTTGAGCGGCTACCAAAACTCAAAACCCGTAAGAATCGGCAACGGGGCGCAGGACCAGTATCAGCTGGATATTTACGGGGAACTGATCGACACCATCTACATTTATAACAAACAGCATACTGCGATCACGTTTGAATTTTGGGAAACCATTGTGAAGCAGGTTAATGTGGTTACCAAGCAGTGGAAAACGGCCGATCACGGAATCTGGGAGATCAGGAACACCGAAAAACATTTTCTGCACAGCAGGCTTATGTGTTGGGTAGCGATGGACCGCGCAATAAAGATCGGCCAGCACCGCTCATTCCCTTTCCCGGAACAGGATTGGAAAAAAGTGCGTGACGAAATTTATACTGACATTTATGAAAATTTCTGGAATGATGAAATCGGTGCGTGGGTCCAGCATAAGGGCGCGAAAACGGTGGACGCCAGCGTGTTGCTCATGTCGCTGATGCATTTTATCTCTCCTTACGAGCCGCGCTGGCTGTCTACATTAAAGGTCGTGGAAGAACAGCTGGGTGTTGACGTACTTCTATATCGATACAAAAACGGCGAAACATCATTCGACGGCCTTGAAGGTGAAGAAGGCACATTTAACATGTGCTCCTTCTGGTATATTGAATCCCTCGCCAAAAGCGGGGAAGTCGCAAAAGCGCTCGATAGTTTTGAAAAAATGATAGGTTATGCCAATCACCTGGGACTGTTTAGCGAACAAATCGGCCACAAAGCCGAGCACCTGGGCAATTTCCCACAAGCATTCACGCACCTGGCTTTAATCAGTGCGGCATTGGAGATTGATAAGAAGTTGGATAGATAG
- a CDS encoding ABC transporter permease, with the protein MSASKPASKVPPRWATWLLQLFCPAHLANEMEGDLYELFQQRIQAIGLREARRRYVMDVFSLLRPSLMRDKSTQYPNPSHTDMLQNYMKIGFRNLAKNRTYSGINIVGLSIGMTTAILIGLWMWDELSYNKYHQHYDRIARVMQHQTYNGITNTFPATPLPMRAALQSEHASDFTYIASSSWTEDHILTSGEKKISRKGNCVEPDFPFMMSLRMIKGTASGLDNPASALLSESVAEALFGEEDPINKTIKVDNKDYFKITGIYEDLPYGTEFHDVTFLLPWKHFLEETPWVKRSETNWGNNSFLLLAQIAPNTSFDQINAKIENIKARHAKEEARFSPKAFLHPMSRWHLYSEWENGVPVRGRIQFVWLFGIIGAFVLMLACINFMNLSTARSQKRAKEVGIRKAVGSLRSQLVAQFLGESVMVAIFAFILALLLVQLLLPWFNQISDKQITFPWTDRTSWIIGLGFTLMIGILAGSYPAIYLSSFRPIKVLKGAGSSLQVQAGRFAALPRQTLVIVQFTVSITLLIGTLVVLRQIQYAKDRPVGFDRSGLLSVEIKTPDLQAHSQPLRDELLQTGAAIDISKSSSPTSEVWSSDASFNWTGKDPDQLGDLGTVGVTHDYGKTVNWKIKQGRDFSRAFSTDSVGMVINESAVKFMGLKEAVGTRVQWNGDQYTIIGVIHDVVTGSPFMSIQPTVFMLKEDWTSFIHIRLNPAIPTREALSKLEPAFKKHNPGSPFEYKFASDEYNRKFQAEERIGQLSTTFASLAIFISCLGLFGLATFFAEQRQKEIGIRKVLGASVANLWQLLSKDFLTLVMISCLLATPIAYYLMHDWLQQYTYQTALSWWIFAAAIAGAFVITLATVSFQAVKAAILNPVNSLKNE; encoded by the coding sequence ATGAGCGCTTCCAAACCTGCCAGTAAAGTCCCGCCACGCTGGGCAACATGGCTGCTGCAATTGTTCTGCCCTGCGCACCTGGCCAATGAAATGGAAGGTGATTTATATGAGCTGTTCCAGCAACGGATTCAGGCAATAGGCTTGCGTGAGGCCAGGCGGCGCTACGTTATGGATGTATTTAGCCTGTTGCGGCCTTCACTCATGAGAGATAAATCAACCCAATATCCAAACCCAAGCCATACAGATATGCTGCAAAACTACATGAAGATCGGCTTTCGCAATCTTGCAAAAAATCGTACTTATTCCGGCATCAACATTGTTGGCCTGTCCATCGGGATGACAACGGCCATCCTGATCGGCCTTTGGATGTGGGATGAGCTTTCCTACAACAAATATCATCAACATTATGACCGCATTGCCCGCGTGATGCAGCATCAGACTTATAACGGGATTACCAATACTTTTCCTGCCACTCCCCTGCCCATGCGAGCTGCTTTACAAAGTGAGCATGCTAGCGATTTCACGTATATCGCATCTTCGTCATGGACTGAGGACCATATTTTAACATCTGGCGAAAAGAAAATTTCCAGAAAGGGCAATTGCGTTGAGCCCGATTTTCCGTTTATGATGTCGCTGCGGATGATCAAAGGCACAGCCAGCGGTCTTGATAACCCGGCTTCGGCATTACTCTCCGAATCAGTTGCCGAAGCTTTGTTTGGCGAGGAAGACCCAATCAACAAAACAATAAAGGTTGACAACAAAGATTACTTCAAAATTACCGGCATTTATGAAGACCTTCCTTACGGGACGGAATTCCATGATGTGACATTCCTACTGCCCTGGAAGCACTTTCTGGAGGAAACACCCTGGGTAAAACGCTCGGAAACCAATTGGGGAAATAATTCTTTCCTCTTGCTGGCACAAATCGCGCCGAACACAAGCTTCGACCAGATCAACGCAAAAATTGAAAATATCAAAGCCCGTCATGCAAAAGAAGAAGCCAGGTTTAGTCCCAAAGCATTTCTTCACCCAATGAGCCGCTGGCATTTGTATTCCGAGTGGGAAAATGGCGTGCCGGTCCGCGGACGGATACAATTTGTATGGCTGTTTGGAATCATTGGCGCATTTGTGCTGATGCTGGCCTGTATCAACTTCATGAACCTGTCCACTGCCCGGTCGCAAAAGAGGGCCAAGGAAGTCGGCATTCGCAAGGCAGTGGGCTCCCTGCGTAGCCAGCTGGTGGCACAGTTCCTTGGAGAATCGGTGATGGTCGCAATATTTGCATTCATTCTGGCTTTGCTATTGGTACAGTTGCTATTGCCTTGGTTCAACCAGATTTCCGATAAGCAAATTACATTTCCGTGGACAGATCGGACAAGCTGGATTATTGGTCTGGGTTTTACGCTCATGATCGGTATTCTAGCTGGCAGTTACCCCGCAATCTATTTGTCTAGTTTTCGTCCGATCAAAGTCCTTAAAGGTGCCGGTTCGTCCTTGCAGGTCCAGGCAGGTCGTTTTGCGGCCTTACCGCGTCAAACGCTGGTTATTGTCCAGTTTACAGTTTCTATCACGCTGCTAATCGGCACTTTGGTTGTGCTTCGCCAGATTCAGTATGCCAAAGACAGACCGGTGGGTTTCGATCGTTCGGGATTACTGTCCGTTGAAATAAAAACCCCGGATCTGCAAGCACATTCACAGCCGCTCCGAGATGAATTACTCCAAACCGGTGCTGCTATCGATATTTCTAAATCTTCGAGTCCGACTTCGGAGGTCTGGAGCAGCGATGCAAGTTTCAACTGGACCGGCAAAGATCCCGACCAGCTTGGTGATCTGGGAACTGTTGGTGTCACCCACGATTATGGTAAAACTGTTAACTGGAAAATCAAGCAGGGACGTGACTTTTCGCGCGCTTTTTCTACCGACAGCGTTGGCATGGTGATTAATGAAAGTGCAGTCAAATTTATGGGACTCAAAGAAGCCGTCGGAACCCGCGTGCAATGGAATGGAGATCAGTATACCATTATCGGCGTGATTCATGATGTGGTTACCGGTTCGCCGTTTATGTCTATCCAGCCCACCGTTTTTATGCTGAAAGAAGACTGGACTTCCTTCATTCACATCAGGCTTAATCCGGCTATTCCGACTCGGGAGGCACTTTCAAAGCTTGAACCTGCTTTCAAAAAACATAATCCCGGAAGCCCTTTTGAATATAAATTTGCCAGTGATGAATATAACCGGAAGTTCCAGGCGGAAGAGCGAATCGGGCAGCTCTCGACAACTTTTGCGTCTTTGGCAATTTTTATTAGTTGCCTCGGTCTTTTTGGCTTAGCTACGTTCTTTGCCGAACAACGCCAGAAAGAGATAGGTATCCGAAAAGTCCTTGGCGCTTCCGTGGCTAACTTATGGCAACTGCTTTCCAAAGATTTCCTGACCCTGGTAATGATATCCTGCCTGCTGGCGACACCCATCGCATATTATCTCATGCACGACTGGCTGCAACAATACACTTATCAAACAGCATTATCCTGGTGGATTTTTGCAGCAGCCATTGCAGGCGCTTTTGTCATCACCCTCGCCACAGTCAGTTTTCAGGCGGTGAAGGCTGCCATTTTGAATCCGGTGAATAGTTTGAAGAATGAATAA
- a CDS encoding xanthine dehydrogenase family protein molybdopterin-binding subunit — MNEAFFDKKEYKPLDRVDGRLKVTGAAKYSAEYPLPDMAYAVLVGSRIAKGTIKSIDSKAAERAPGVLAVISHLNAIKVPGYQPKGEHPSEPSTNGQPLRVFFDNKIYSNDQPIVAVVAVSLEKAQHAASLVKVQYNKEQHQTDLEANAKNAKLPESAKKNPKSPTADYDRGQKDAFQNAAVKIEAEYVLPTEMHNPMELQAIIAHWEADNKLTVYDKVQGTKMTQKNFAKEWDLPEENVKCITTFVGGAFGNGLHNWPHETAAIIAAKQVKRPVKLVLTREQMFTMVGYRPRTWQKIQMGATKDGKLVAINHESIGQTSSYEEFTESTLLQTRMMYASPSISTRYRILPLNLATPIWMRGPGEATGAFGLESAMDEMAHSIGMDPIDFRLANYTESDPDKKMPWSTKYMRECYEEGKKRIGWENRKLKPGEVREGEWLVGYGMGTGTFGANRSSATVHAELNREGNLTMHCAITDIGPGTGTAMVQIASNATGIPTEKITFHLGSSEFPNAGLQGGSSTVNSVGPAVLAACNALKEQLITMAAAKGNAAFTSAKADDLMFDKNELQLGGKSAKTTLADLYKQNNIEKIETTNESKPDENRTKYSMYAFSMHFAKVHVHPFTGQVRVKKIVCCADAGTIVSPKTAASQMIGGATGGIGMALTEDAVMDHRYGRYVTKDLADYHMPVHADVPDIDVYFVNKPDLLADPVGSKGLGEIAIIGVAPAIANAVFNATGKRIRELPITPDKLI, encoded by the coding sequence ATGAACGAAGCATTTTTCGATAAAAAAGAATATAAGCCACTCGACCGGGTGGATGGGCGCCTGAAAGTGACCGGCGCAGCCAAATACTCAGCCGAATATCCATTGCCTGATATGGCGTACGCCGTGCTGGTTGGCAGCCGGATCGCCAAAGGCACCATTAAAAGCATTGATTCCAAAGCCGCCGAGCGCGCCCCGGGTGTGCTGGCGGTGATTTCGCATTTGAATGCGATCAAAGTGCCGGGTTACCAGCCCAAAGGCGAGCATCCTTCGGAGCCGTCGACCAATGGCCAGCCACTGCGCGTGTTTTTTGACAATAAGATTTATTCCAATGATCAGCCCATTGTAGCGGTGGTTGCAGTGAGCCTGGAAAAGGCGCAGCATGCGGCGTCGCTAGTCAAGGTCCAGTATAATAAGGAGCAACATCAGACCGACCTGGAAGCAAATGCTAAAAATGCAAAGCTGCCTGAATCTGCCAAGAAAAACCCAAAATCACCGACTGCGGATTATGACCGGGGACAGAAAGACGCATTCCAAAATGCCGCTGTAAAAATAGAGGCGGAATATGTGTTGCCTACGGAAATGCATAATCCGATGGAGTTGCAGGCAATCATTGCACATTGGGAAGCCGACAATAAGCTGACGGTTTACGACAAAGTGCAGGGCACAAAAATGACGCAGAAAAATTTTGCCAAAGAGTGGGATTTGCCCGAAGAAAATGTGAAATGCATTACCACATTCGTAGGCGGCGCATTCGGGAATGGATTGCATAACTGGCCGCACGAAACGGCTGCTATTATTGCAGCCAAACAGGTGAAGAGGCCTGTAAAGCTGGTTTTGACACGTGAGCAAATGTTCACAATGGTAGGTTACCGCCCGCGCACCTGGCAGAAAATACAAATGGGCGCGACCAAAGACGGGAAACTGGTTGCTATCAACCACGAATCCATTGGGCAGACGTCGAGCTACGAAGAATTCACCGAATCCACCTTGCTGCAGACGCGAATGATGTATGCTTCGCCCAGCATAAGCACGCGCTACCGGATCTTACCACTCAACCTTGCTACACCCATCTGGATGCGTGGGCCGGGTGAAGCGACGGGTGCTTTTGGGTTGGAATCTGCCATGGACGAAATGGCGCACTCCATCGGAATGGACCCGATCGATTTTAGGCTTGCGAACTATACGGAGTCCGATCCGGACAAGAAAATGCCGTGGTCTACCAAATATATGCGGGAATGTTATGAAGAAGGTAAAAAGCGCATTGGCTGGGAAAACCGGAAACTGAAACCAGGCGAAGTGCGTGAGGGAGAATGGCTTGTAGGCTATGGAATGGGCACGGGCACATTTGGCGCAAACCGCAGTTCGGCCACTGTACATGCAGAGCTGAACAGGGAAGGCAACCTTACTATGCATTGCGCAATTACCGATATCGGCCCGGGTACCGGAACGGCAATGGTGCAGATCGCATCAAATGCTACGGGCATTCCAACCGAAAAAATAACATTTCACCTAGGAAGTTCCGAATTTCCGAATGCAGGATTGCAGGGAGGTTCTTCGACTGTGAATAGCGTGGGGCCGGCAGTGCTTGCTGCTTGTAATGCACTAAAAGAACAGCTCATAACCATGGCAGCGGCCAAGGGAAATGCAGCATTCACTTCTGCAAAGGCTGATGATCTGATGTTTGATAAAAATGAATTGCAGCTCGGTGGCAAGTCTGCAAAAACGACGCTCGCCGATTTATATAAACAAAATAACATTGAAAAAATAGAAACCACCAACGAGTCCAAACCTGACGAAAACCGCACTAAATATTCAATGTATGCATTTTCCATGCACTTTGCCAAAGTTCACGTGCATCCGTTCACAGGCCAGGTGCGCGTGAAAAAAATCGTTTGCTGCGCGGATGCGGGCACCATCGTAAGCCCCAAAACCGCGGCAAGCCAGATGATCGGCGGCGCTACGGGTGGCATCGGAATGGCATTGACAGAAGATGCGGTAATGGACCACCGTTATGGACGATACGTCACCAAAGACCTGGCGGATTACCACATGCCGGTTCATGCCGACGTGCCTGACATTGATGTGTATTTTGTAAACAAACCCGACTTGCTGGCTGATCCGGTAGGGAGCAAAGGACTCGGCGAGATTGCGATCATAGGCGTAGCGCCCGCAATTGCAAATGCAGTCTTCAATGCAACCGGAAAACGAATCCGGGAGCTGCCTATCACGCCGGACAAGCTGATTTGA
- a CDS encoding DUF4180 domain-containing protein: protein MNIISHTAGEVQIAEVTSDKLIIETAEDGLDLLGNLYYQGFDSIILDEANITSSFFDLKTGIAGEILQKFSNYRMRLAIIGDFDKYSGKSIQDFIRESNRGGRVNFLGGVSEALERFAKV, encoded by the coding sequence ATGAACATTATATCCCATACTGCGGGCGAAGTCCAGATCGCAGAAGTCACTTCTGACAAGCTGATTATCGAAACAGCCGAAGATGGACTGGACTTGCTTGGAAACCTTTATTACCAAGGCTTTGACAGCATTATCCTTGACGAAGCAAACATCACATCCTCCTTCTTCGACCTAAAAACCGGCATCGCCGGAGAAATCCTTCAAAAATTCTCCAACTACCGAATGCGCCTGGCTATCATCGGCGACTTTGACAAATATTCCGGAAAGAGCATTCAGGATTTTATTAGGGAAAGTAACCGCGGTGGGAGGGTTAATTTTTTAGGTGGCGTTTCTGAGGCGTTGGAGAGGTTTGCGAAAGTATAG
- a CDS encoding (2Fe-2S)-binding protein, which yields MNQDNASEKPEKLHSSDSRRDFLKTTSILTAIAVAPATVAKAAKHDLGEKISLALETTPVSFKVNGVKQQLNLEPRSTLLDVLREQLNLTGTKKGCDYGQCGACTVHVNGERVLSCLSLAIMHEGQEVTTIEGLAKGEQLHPMQQAFIKHDGFQCGYCTPGQIMSAVACINEGHANNEEDIREFMSGNICRCGAYPNIVKAIQEVKNGGQKS from the coding sequence ATGAACCAAGACAACGCATCAGAAAAGCCGGAAAAGCTGCATAGCAGCGATTCCCGGCGCGACTTTCTTAAAACAACTTCCATCCTCACCGCCATTGCTGTTGCACCCGCAACAGTTGCGAAAGCAGCAAAGCATGATTTAGGAGAAAAGATCAGCCTGGCGTTGGAAACTACGCCTGTGAGTTTCAAGGTGAATGGTGTAAAACAACAGCTTAACCTGGAACCACGCTCCACACTGCTGGACGTGCTCCGTGAGCAGCTGAATTTGACCGGAACCAAAAAAGGTTGTGACTATGGCCAATGTGGCGCTTGTACGGTCCATGTGAACGGGGAGCGCGTGCTATCGTGTCTGAGCCTGGCCATTATGCATGAAGGCCAGGAAGTGACAACCATTGAAGGATTGGCAAAGGGCGAACAGCTGCATCCGATGCAGCAAGCTTTTATCAAGCACGACGGTTTCCAGTGCGGTTACTGCACGCCGGGACAGATCATGTCGGCAGTGGCCTGTATTAACGAAGGGCACGCGAATAACGAAGAAGACATCAGGGAATTCATGAGCGGGAATATCTGCCGTTGCGGAGCATATCCCAACATTGTGAAGGCGATTCAGGAAGTTAAAAACGGGGGGCAGAAATCATGA
- a CDS encoding PadR family transcriptional regulator, protein MKGTYLGEFEEVVLLAVAIRTGDAYGAAVVNEIEQQLGRTVNLGAVHTALHRLEEKALVKSEMGGATGERGGRSKRLYVVTATGRRALEEIRQLRNQMWDTIPKIAWS, encoded by the coding sequence ATGAAAGGAACTTACCTCGGAGAATTTGAAGAAGTGGTTTTACTGGCCGTTGCCATAAGGACGGGTGATGCTTATGGCGCCGCTGTGGTAAACGAAATTGAGCAGCAGCTCGGACGGACAGTTAACCTGGGCGCTGTGCACACTGCCCTGCACCGGCTTGAAGAAAAGGCGCTTGTGAAGTCCGAAATGGGTGGTGCCACAGGTGAGCGGGGCGGAAGGAGCAAGCGGCTTTATGTGGTAACGGCAACCGGCCGGCGCGCATTGGAAGAAATCAGGCAGCTTCGCAACCAAATGTGGGACACCATTCCAAAAATAGCCTGGTCATGA
- a CDS encoding FAD binding domain-containing protein yields the protein MIQFQYERAATTKAAVNALANSSNAKFIAGGTNLVDLMKRNITAPTKLVDINQIPLKDIQQQNGKISIGALALNSRVAEHKLIIEKHPLLSQALNAGASPQIRNMATVGGNMMQRTRCHYFYDTALPCNKREPGSGCGALEGLNRMHAVFGTSEQCIAVHPSDMCVALVALDATVLVAGPKGERRIPFEEFHRLPGNQPEKDNTLQNNEMIVSVEIPDNAFGKNSHYMKVRDRASYAFALVSVAAALNLDGKVIKEARLAMGGVAHKPWRLKEAEKALIGKPATEETFRQAAEIAMQGAKAFKYNAFKLKLGPNVIVEALKNAANLV from the coding sequence ATGATACAATTTCAATACGAACGCGCGGCAACCACGAAAGCAGCTGTGAATGCATTGGCCAACAGCAGCAATGCGAAGTTCATTGCCGGAGGTACGAACCTGGTGGATCTGATGAAGCGGAACATTACCGCACCAACCAAGCTGGTGGACATTAACCAGATCCCCCTCAAAGATATACAACAGCAGAATGGCAAGATCAGCATCGGCGCCCTGGCACTAAACAGCCGCGTGGCCGAACACAAACTGATCATTGAAAAACATCCGCTGCTTTCACAGGCATTGAATGCGGGCGCATCGCCGCAGATCAGGAATATGGCCACGGTTGGCGGAAATATGATGCAGCGAACGCGCTGCCACTATTTTTATGACACAGCACTGCCCTGCAATAAACGCGAACCGGGTTCAGGCTGCGGCGCATTAGAAGGATTAAACCGTATGCACGCCGTTTTCGGGACGAGTGAACAATGCATTGCCGTGCATCCGAGCGACATGTGCGTAGCGCTGGTAGCATTGGATGCGACCGTGCTGGTAGCAGGCCCGAAAGGAGAAAGGCGGATCCCGTTTGAAGAATTCCACCGGCTTCCGGGCAACCAGCCCGAAAAAGATAACACACTTCAGAACAATGAAATGATTGTGTCAGTTGAAATTCCGGATAATGCTTTTGGTAAAAACAGCCATTATATGAAGGTCCGCGACCGTGCTTCTTATGCTTTTGCATTGGTGTCGGTGGCGGCAGCTCTGAATTTGGATGGAAAGGTGATTAAGGAAGCAAGGTTAGCAATGGGCGGTGTGGCGCATAAGCCGTGGCGTTTGAAAGAAGCGGAAAAAGCGTTGATCGGCAAACCAGCCACCGAAGAGACTTTCAGGCAGGCGGCCGAAATTGCCATGCAAGGTGCTAAGGCTTTTAAATACAATGCATTCAAGCTGAAACTCGGCCCGAATGTGATTGTAGAAGCATTGAAAAATGCCGCTAACCTGGTGTAA
- a CDS encoding helix-turn-helix domain-containing protein, with protein MKHYKTISEIHKGNGWAPPENPLFSINACNNACTLGNREFTSDAYMIGFKKLKSGIIRYGRTEYDHSEGSMMFVKPRQIIEIKDIEFEEKGFMILIHEDFLAGHELHHAIQKYGYFDYEVNEALHLSPKEETVIWELHDKVKAEYQNNPDEYSREIILSHIASILMYAQRFYKRQFLNRTDMSGKTVTRFNDALGAYYGQGYLQTKGLPSVNSIAEQLNVSSRYLSDLLRQETGKTAMDLIHISLISEAKNMLREGSQGVAEIAYGLGFENSSYFTRLFKKQTGMKPLEFKKMSLN; from the coding sequence ATGAAACATTATAAAACGATAAGCGAGATCCATAAGGGCAATGGCTGGGCGCCACCGGAAAATCCGCTGTTCAGCATCAATGCTTGTAACAATGCCTGCACGCTCGGCAACCGCGAGTTCACCAGCGATGCTTACATGATCGGCTTCAAGAAGTTAAAGTCCGGCATAATTCGCTATGGCAGAACAGAATATGACCACAGCGAAGGCTCGATGATGTTTGTCAAACCCCGGCAGATCATTGAAATAAAGGACATTGAATTTGAAGAAAAGGGATTTATGATCCTCATTCACGAAGATTTCCTGGCCGGCCACGAACTCCACCATGCCATTCAGAAATACGGTTATTTTGACTACGAAGTCAATGAAGCGCTGCACCTTTCCCCAAAAGAAGAAACGGTGATCTGGGAACTTCATGACAAAGTAAAAGCCGAGTATCAAAATAACCCCGATGAATACAGCCGGGAGATCATCCTGAGCCACATTGCCTCGATTTTGATGTATGCGCAGCGGTTTTATAAAAGGCAGTTCCTTAACCGAACCGACATGTCAGGCAAAACCGTCACCAGGTTCAACGATGCGCTGGGGGCTTATTATGGCCAGGGATATTTGCAAACAAAGGGGTTACCCAGTGTAAATTCAATCGCGGAGCAGCTCAATGTTTCCTCGCGTTACCTCAGTGACCTGCTCCGTCAGGAAACAGGCAAAACCGCCATGGACCTCATTCATATATCATTGATTTCGGAAGCAAAAAACATGTTAAGAGAAGGCAGTCAGGGCGTTGCAGAAATTGCGTACGGACTCGGGTTTGAAAACAGCTCCTACTTCACGCGGTTATTCAAAAAGCAAACCGGCATGAAACCGCTGGAATTCAAGAAGATGAGTTTGAATTAG